DNA sequence from the Anser cygnoides isolate HZ-2024a breed goose chromosome 7, Taihu_goose_T2T_genome, whole genome shotgun sequence genome:
TTCTTGCATGCTTAGTGATGGTGTTGGGTTAATGCATTACTTTGTGATATGAAAGGAGTGAGAGAAGAGTCATGGTGATTTCTCAGGGACCCCTGTGTGAAGGGAAgtgctttgtgctgtgctgtggcagCAGATGAAACCCCACTGCTGCTCTGAACTCACGTGGAGCAGCAGCTGATTCCATCCCTGAAACAGGAGCACTCAAGGCAGTTCGCAGTCTTCCACTCGGAACCAAATTCATGCAGCTCTCCCTCTGAGTCATAGCAGCCTGAAAATGCAGTACACAAGCACCTGTTAGTGTCAGACACGTTGCACTAACATTGCTATTGCCTGCACAAAGCATATAGGAAATCTGCTGGCTTTTTTCATTAACGTAGCAGGACCACTACTATAGTAGTGGCATGGAAAAGGATGTCCTCATCTGCTCTGTTTCTTGTTGTTCTCAACTGAACAACAAACTTCCAAAACTTATCAAActttctttatctcaacccatgagcttttacaattttcttttttcccctggttACTTCCCCCATCCCAGGAAGGgagtgaacagctgtgtgatgcttagctgcctgctagGCTAAACCACAATAGTGTGTCCAAATAATTGCATACTGCTTTTAAACACTTATTTTCCGGTAGCAGCactcatagaaaaaaaaagtatgactTCATACAGGTGAATAAACTAAGCCTATGCTACTTCCCTGGACAAAATCCATGTGTAATTTGGCCTGCGTCATGCTTCTTAGacaaacttttctcttttatagcATATTATAAATCCATTACTCTCCATACCCCATTTTCCCCATTTCACAGTGGTTCCTCTCCACTCTTTCCAATTATTTCTAAATTGTGATGAAATGTGCTGACTGGATAAATCAAATCAGGCAGTACTTGTGGTAGTGTGTGTCAAGTTGAGGACAATTGACTTCTCACCTTTGATCTCATCACCAGGATTCACTGGCTTGAATGGTTGAAAGTAACAAGCAGCATTGGACACTGCCACGCtaacagaaagaacaagaaggCAGGCCAAGAAGGTTTTCTGAACAAGAAAGCAGAATTATTGTGAATACTTCAGTATATATTAAAACTTCCTGATGGTAAATATTATTGttagaaataggaaaatatattgTGGTTTTGAACCAAAATTTAATtatcttttgcattttataCACTTTAACATACAGTCAGGAATACCAAGCCATTTAGAAGAAGCAGAGCATCATTTGAGAAGAAGGAGTCTGTGTTTCCAAGGTGTTAAAATCAGGCACTGCCTGATACAGGATTGGTAGATCCAGACACTGTCTGTGAAAGTAACCTGAATAGGGAATGTACTTTACTCCTTCCCCATCCAGattcatttttcttgtcattATTTTCTCCATCAGATTGGTCATCAACTGTCTCTACCACTAACtgcatagtttaaaaaaaaaaaaaggcaaaacaccaaaaacctTCTTCACTGGAGTCTGAAGAACTGAGTGGATGTTTCAACCTAATATTGAAGGAATAAGCTGAAGAACTTTAGTTAAGTTAAACCTTCAAGATTTGGCCCTGTTTTAAGCAGGAGTTTAGACTAAATGACCTGCAggtgtcccttccaacctagataattctatattctataaactttcagaaaaatctgttgaCAAAGTTTAGCTTAAATTCCCCAGCTAGTCCCTCATCCTTCAATGTTAGGTTGAAATGTTTGAATGGCATTCAGTGAGGCCATGAGAGAAATAAGTGCTGGGATGGAATTATCTGTGACGAGTTTAAAATGTTGGTAAGAGAGGAAAGATAGACAAGAAATAAGCAacgtctctctctctctctgtcagAGTAGAACTGATGACTTCTTAGAAAAAGAAGTCTTACCTTAGAGATAGAAGGAGGGATAAACAAGCATTTAATTTTGCAGAGATGAGGTTAAAAATCACCAGCTTGTTTAACAAGTGGAGGGAcaagttaaagaaaataaaccaatCTGAGCACTGAAAACAAGGGATTTCTTTAGAGAACAGGAAATCCCCAAAGACAATAGTTATTTAAGTCATGCAAATCTTGTGATCGTTTCCATAACATTTGCAGTGACACATAGGTATGAACATCTGGTCACCTTAAGCAAGTCAAGTACAAGGTATTAACATGTCCTCTGTGTTCATAATCTGTACTTATATCTAGCTTTCCCTGTGGACCAAACTCTGTCATGGAAGGGATCAGATAGACTTGAAACAGGAAacaattacaaagaaaaataagctgaaagATGATGATGTAGATGTCATTTATGGTCTGGCCccagaaagcagtattttggTACAGATTTGCAGAACCCTGCAGGAATGGTACTAGTTGGATGAATCAGTCTGCTAGGCCTATAAGTACACGATAGAGCTGGGAGCAGTCATACTAAGCAGTAGGTGTTGGATCAAGATTTTAAGCATAACTCActcaaatattttgatttcttcaaagaagaaaacaagattcTAGTACTTACTGAGATGAGTTATTTTTTGTGGGGAgaattcaaatatatttgagctgaaaaatgactaaaaataaagataacatTTTTTGAGTTTAACTAAACACTCGTATGTTACCCAAacttttcatgaaaatgaaGGCCAGTGCTAGGTTGAGGCAAAACAGTTGCTTTCTGCCAGAAAAGTGATTACGTCCAAACATTACAGGAATTGGAAACAATGTTATAATAAAAACCTTCAACTCTTCAACTGGAGTCCTATTAGATGACATCGTCCTTGTAAATCCTGGAATCTTTTACCCAGGGTTCTTACCTGCCTGTCCTTATCTGTCTGACTTTTGTTCTTAAAACACAGTTTCTACTTTCTCTGAGTTACTTAGAATTCTGAGTACTCAGGAAAACCCAGCAGAACCTCTTTTAAAACCTGTAGCAATATAACATTGTCATTTACAACATAAGATGGAAGGACTCACCATTCTCATAGAATTATGAGGTTTCTGGTAAGGAGCCAGCCTGAAGGAAGTTCATCTTGTCCACGAACTTATATAGAGAGGAAACTTCTGATACCAGTTCTTGAGCAAACTGAACATACGTGAATAACTCCAATGAGGTTTCTGCAAAATGACCTCATGCAGTGAAGATTATTAAAATGAGCCAATTATACACAGGAAGGTTTGGTTCTGAAAGGCACTGAAGAAATAGGTGTGGCTTTTGTTCCACTCCACATTTAGAAGGGAGCTATGGGAGGTACTTCAGAAGGAATTTCAAGCCTGAGAGGAATATTTAACggactgaaaaaaacattaggGACTGTGTGGTTGTGGTTCTTGCTCACACCAAGATTTGCATGCTTAATTTGAGCCATCTAGATTTTAAGAGACAAATTTTGAgcaatttttcatctttctccttcATCAGGTGAAGGAAGGCTCTTGTGGAAAAGGAGTGGTGGTTGGAAGGGTTATGTGGAAAGATGGTTTTCTGTGAAGAGTCACTGGCATCTGTGAGCCCTTAAAAAAAGGGTGCTAGATGactattttcttcagtatttagTTTTCCATCATTTAGAAGACCCAAGTGCTGAGGCCCTCTGTGTGTGCGGGAGGCAGTGTCAGGACAGACACTCTTTCCAAATGCTTAGGACAGTAATTTGATAGCAAAGGAGTCAAGAACAGATCCCTTTTGCTTAGTTTTGATTTAGTTCATTCAGGTATTGCAAATTGTGTAGCTCTGGTAGCAAGGGGAAGACTTCTTATTACCAGAGCTACCCAATTTGCAATACTTCAGCTAGTCTGGCTGCCTAACTTTTGCCTCATTGTGTGGATTTGACAGTTGAGGTTAACTCCGGGCTGGGGTGACTACTCCACCTCTACTCAAACTCCAGAGTTGAGAGCTCACTCAGGTTACCCATTTGAGAAAGCCAGCATTATTGCAGTGCATGTCACAGTGTGACAACTCATAGGGGCAGCCTTAGCTGGCTTTCAGCTCCATAAGCTGGGTAAATTGTCACCACAGCATAAGAAGACTGTTTttgtaacttctttttttttttttttttccccttccgagccagggaggggagggggtgtgTGCTTTTCTTTAGTTACCAGACCTTTCTTCAGAATGGGAGAAAAGAGATAAAGagttttcaggtatttttagGTTTGATAAAACTGCCCAGAATCAGCTTTTAATTAGTAAGTTGGATTTGGCAATGTCAATGTATGCACTGTCATGAAATGGCTAGTACCGCAGCCACATGGTTAACGCCCTTGAGCTCTAATCACTAATAAATCAACAGAACATGTTAGTCTATGAGTATAGGCACtggaaatttctttactgacaTCAGCAGAGTACAAATATCCCCTTTGGATGTGTCACAAACATATCTGAAACCAATTTCACGGTGTCATTGCGGTTTGGGATAGTTTTTCAGAGAATGTATTCCAGACCAGATGCATTGTTctattaaaggaaataaaacactcGGTAGGTTAACACAGTTATATATCCTGATCCTTGGCCAACGCCTTCTTTTGTGTTGGTTACAGTGAGAATGGAGAGAGTTCACACTCTCACTTCCATTGTCCTGTTGCTATGCTGCCTGACCTAATTGCTTACGTCTGAGATGGCTGAAGACAGGTACTTGTTTTGCTTGCCTGTACTTTGCAACTTCTACGTGGTGGGTAAGTAACTATTTCACCTTGGCTGAGAAAGCTGTGGGAGGTACAAAGGTAAAGGAGCAAGTATTCTGTGACAGTTCATAAGAAAAGGACTATCAAATTATATCATCTTGATTCTGTTAGTGTTACCgagacatttatattttttctccttccatggTGTGGAAGCTTGCACGCAACATTTTGCTTGATGGGTGACCTGCAGCAGGTTTTGTATGTGAACAAAACTCACCGCCAGACACACTGCAAATTGTGATGCAGGTGTGCTGGAGTGAGACCCCTGGAATCTGTTACACCCAGGACCCATTAAACTTGCTAGTTTGGTGCTGAGTGACAGAGAATGTGTTTATTACTCTAGCTCCAAAAAACACAAATCCAACCAACGGGTGTGTGCACTCTCTGTCAACCTTTCAGACAAGCATGGACCGCCCAGCCGTCCCCATTGCAGGGCCCTTCCCTGATTTTTAGGCACAAGCTATGCCAGGAATGGAGAGAGGCTCTTGCAAGCAGCTTTCTTCGGAATGCAGCAGGGACTGATCTGTCTAAGCCTGTGCAATGTCTAGGGACAGTGAAGAAGCTTTTTGCATGATCTGCGTACCTCAGGTGACCCTTAAAATATGCTGTGTTTCTGAGACCACTCAGAACAGCAAATTCTGTGAATAGTCCATTCATATATGTTTACTGAGGTCGTTGTATATGGCCCATACCATGTTGCATTTCTTCTTCACGTTGCTTGTGTGCAGGATGATAGATGCCATGCTTGTGTGGGGAACGAACAGACATCTACAGCAGATATTGCTCTGTTGAAATTTCCTGTTGTCAACTCAAcctgtttatttcttctcaaaaacaTTCAAAGAATATATCTGTGTTCCACCCAGTTCTGTGCCCTCTTTGCACTCATGCTGATGATCAGAGTATCCTGTTTCTTCCTCAGGAAGGGGGGGAAATCTTGGAGACTTTCTTGAAGATCTATCTCACTATTTTAGTTGCTCATTCTTCACCTGGGGTTTCTGGTTATATGTCACTGATGACCACTGAGACAATTAGG
Encoded proteins:
- the LOC106033957 gene encoding beta-microseminoprotein — its product is MRMKTFLACLLVLSVSVAVSNAACYFQPFKPVNPGDEIKGCYDSEGELHEFGSEWKTANCLECSCFRDGISCCSTYSTPVGYDEEKCVSIFNKETCTYEVVEKNDHSKTCPVYGMVG